The Saccopteryx leptura isolate mSacLep1 chromosome 2, mSacLep1_pri_phased_curated, whole genome shotgun sequence genome has a window encoding:
- the FAM78A gene encoding protein FAM78A — protein sequence MPSFLWDCWPSLEIRALLRAMGCIQSIGDKARVFREGIAVIDVKASIDPIPTSIDESSSVVLRYRTPHFRASAQVVMPPIPKKETWIVGWIQACSHMEFYNQYGEQGMSSWELPDLQEGKIEAISDSDGVNYPWYGNTTETCTIVGPTKRDSKFIISMNDNFYPSVTWAVPVSENNVARLTNIYRDQSFTTWLVATNTSTNDMVILQTLHWRMQLSIEVNPNRPLGQRARLREPIAQDQPKILSKNEPIPPSALVKPNANDAQVLMWRPKYGQPLVVIPPKHR from the exons ATGCCCAGTTTTCTCTGGGACTGCTGGCCTTCCCTGGAGATCAGAGCGCTACTGCGTGCCATGGGCTGTATTCAGAGCATCGGGGACAAAGCCAGAGTCTTCCGGGAAGGTATCGCGGTGATTGATGTGAAAGCCTCTATCGACCCCATTCCCACCAGCATCGATGAGTCCTCCAGTGTGGTGCTCCGCTACCGGACACCCCATTTTCGTGCCTCGGCCCAGGTGGTCATGCCGCCCATCCCCAAGAAGGAGACCTGGATAGTTGGCTGGATCCAGGCATGCAGCCACATGGAGTTCTACAACCAGTACGGGGAGCAGGGCAT GTCCAGCTGGGAGCTCCCGGACCTCCAGGAGGGCAAGATCGAGGCCATCAGTGACTCGGACGGGGTGAACTACCCCTGGTACGGCAACACCACGGAGACGTGCACCATCGTGGGCCCCACCAAGAGGGACTCCAAGTTCATCATCAGCATGAATGACAACTTCTACCCCAGCGTCACGTGGGCCGTGCCCGTCAGTGAGAACAACGTGGCCCGACTGACCAACATCTACCGGGACCAGAGCTTCACCACGTGGCTGGTGGCCACCAACACCTCGACCAATGACATGGTCATCTTGCAGACGCTGCACTGGCGCATGCAGCTCAGCATCGAGGTGAACCCGAACCGGCCCCTGGGCCAGCGCGCCCGGCTGCGGGAGCCCATCGCCCAGGACCAGCCCAAAATCCTGAGCAAGAACGAGCCCATACCGCCCAGCGCCCTGGTCAAGCCCAATGCCAACGACGCTCAGGTCCTCATGTGGCGGCCCAAGTACGGGCAGCCGCTGGTGGTGATCCCGCCCAAGCACCGGTAA